Genomic window (Equus przewalskii isolate Varuska chromosome 12, EquPr2, whole genome shotgun sequence):
CACGTGCGttcctgcctccaccccactCCTGGCATGTGACTCAGGGCTGCCTTCTGCCCCCAAAGGGTGCCTATGCCAGATGGGGACTCAGACATGGAAACGGACACCTGGAATACCCTGCAGTTGGCCCCTTGCTAGAGGGATGGACAGGAGGGGActgtgggagctcagaggagacaCTCATGCCACCTGGGCAGGGGAGGCATGGAGAGGtcggggaaggcttcctggaggaagaggcccTTGGATTAATtattgaaggatgagtaggagttagccagatggagaaaggaggaagagcagggcagGAAAAAGGCCCAGCATGAGCCACGCTCATGGGTGCCtcagcctcccttctcccagccccgccccccatGTCCTGACAAGTCTTCCTCCAAGTTGTTGCTCACGCCTGCAGTGAGGTCACTCTGCAGCCTCCATACGGGCCCCGCCTCCCCTAGGAAACCTTCTTAactccctgctcccctcacccccaataCCAGGGCAGGAGTCTCCGAGGAGACCTGCTGGTTTGCAGAACTGTCCTCTGTGCTTAGTGGCCTCATCAAGTGGCCCCTTTCCTCCCTGGGCTGTCCTGTGGTTATTGACTGCAGATCATGGCGAGGCTGCCCCAAGGTGAGAGGGAATTCCCACGGTGCCCTGTGGCCCAGAGGCCCCACGGATGATCTCACAGAAGTGGGGCAGCTATTTTTACCGGCGTTTAATTACAGAGTTGGGATCCCAGGTCAGAGATGAGATGGTGCTTCCAGGGGCTGTGAGGGGAGGGCCATGCCAGGAGATGGGGGGGGCTCCTGGGAGGGCAGGCGGCGGCGTGACCCTGCTCTCAGTGCCCCTAATGCTAGACAGGCCCCCTCAGATAGGggctccccagggcagggcctaACCACATCACCCCACTTATTCTCCCCGCGTGATTTTCACCCTGGCCCGGGAGGCAGGGGGGATGCATAAAGCCAATGGGCTGGGCCTGCGCCCCAGGGCTGATGCCATCTtagggaggaggaggcaaggcCCCCAAATGACTGGACACACACCCTATAGTTTGATGATCCAGGGTGATCAAGGACGGAGGGccctgggaagagaaggaggcagctggGTGAGGGGATGGCTGGGATTCTGGAGTGGGGCCTCTTCAGGAAGGTGGGATTGGATGGGAGGtctggaggggcaggagggcaggaggcggGAACACAAGTAGAGCGGGCAGGCCGAGAAGTCTGAGGAGCAGCACCTTCCATGCCAGGAGGACAAATTGGTCATACTGGATCCATACCGGGAGGTGACCCCTAGGCCTGGAGTCAGGGCAAGAATCCCAGGCCCGTCACTCACAAGCTGTGAGTTCTCAGGCCCCAAGTGAGGGCTTAGGCACCGACGGCTGTGACACACCTGGGGTGCTGAacacattcatttcttcatttattcattcagtgttTACTGATCACCTGCCATGTGCCCAGCATGGGGGACACAGCCACTTAGAAGACTCAAAATCCCTGCCTTGTGGAGCTGGCATTCTCAGGGGAAGGGTGCGGTGGGGTGTTGGGGTAGGACAACACAAccaagtgagtgaataaatggtaTGTCAGGTGGGGCTGCCTGCACTGCTGGAGCAGGAGGATTTCTTATTCTCAGTAGGGTGGTGGTCAAGAAAGGCTATCGGAAACCGGAAGGAAATGAGAGAGTATgggaaaagaacattccaggcaaggGCAAGAGAGAagggcaagtgcaaaggccctggggtgggaccCAGCTGCAGCCAGAGCAGAGTGGGCAAGGAGAAGAGTGGCAGGAGataagctcagagaggtaaatgGAGGCAGACCAGGTGAGGCCTTGGGGGCCATCGGTAGGACTCTGGCTCTTACGCTGAGTGGAATGGGAGCCATTGCaagattttgagcagaagagGAACTGATCtgtcttatgttttaaaaatgatgactGGGTTCCTGGGTGGAGAACAGACCATAGAGGGGTGAGGTCAGGTTTCCGGGGCCCAGTGGAGAGGCTGCTAAAGGAGTGAAAGCAAGAGAAGGGGTTCTGAGGGTCCCTGGACAGCAGCCTGGACCaggaggaggggggcaggggTTGGGCTCTTGGCGTATTTCACAGACAGAGCCATGAGCATTGCACATGACTTCTTCCTGTGCACCAGGCTGTGGGGGTCCTCAGAAGTTACCTAGGAAAGCATGGGGACCCCACTTCAAGGCACCTGTCGTCCCAGCGTCCttggccagccccaggaatgaCCTCGGggttccctgaggctgctgtttGAAGAAGGGGCTCCCCTCTTGCAGACACTGCTTCGGCCTCCCTGGCTGTCCTCTTCACACGCTGGCGCTGCTCCGAATGGCTGCATGTTGTAGCCGCCGCCCACCACActcatgcagacacacacagccccagggagccctgggggagCTAGCCACGGTGGGGGGACAGGGGCGCTCTGATCAGACGTCAGAAGCTCACTCCGCGCCCTTCTCGCCTGCAGCCGCAGGGGGCTGCGATGGGACGGGAGCCATGAATGGTGCCGCCCcaggccccgccgccgccgccgccccggtCCCGGTCCCGGTCCCGGTCCCGGACTGGCGGCAGTTCTGCGAGCTGCACGCGCAGGCGGCCGCCGTGGATTTTGCGCACAAGTTCTGCCGCTTCCTGCGCGACAACCCGGCCTACGACACGCCCGACGCTGGAGCCTCCTTCTCCCGCCACTTTGCCGCCAACTTCCTGGACGTCTTCGGCGAGGAGGTGCGCCGCGTGCTGGTGGCCGCGCCGGCGTCCCCCGGGGCCATGGAGCCCGAGGCGGCGGGGCCCCCGGCGCTCAAGGCGGCGGCGTACGGCCACTCGCGGAGCTCGGAGGACGTGTCGGCGCACGCGGCGGCCAAGGCCCGCGTCCGCAAGGGCTTCTCGCTGCGCAACATGAGCCTGTGCGTGATGGACGGCGTGCGCGACATGTGGCACCGGCGCGCCTCGCCCGAGCCCGACGTGGGGGCCGCCCCGCGGGCCGCCGAGCCCCCGGCCGAGCCGCGTGACAAGTGGACGCGGCGCCTGCGGCTGTCGCGGACGCTGGCGGCCAAGGTGGAGCTGGTGGACATCCAGCGCGAGGGCGCGCTGCGCTTCATGGTGGCCGACGACGCGGCCGCGGGCCCCGGGGGCACCGCGCAGTGGCAGAAGTGCCGCCTGCTGCTGCGCAGAGCCGTGGCCGGTGAGCGCTTCCGCCTCGAGTTCTTCGTGCCACCCAAGGTGAGCGCCAACCCCCACCCTGGGTGACGGCGGAGGGGCGTGGGCAGGGGCTTTGGGGACCGCACTGCCTGGTCTGGTTGGCGGGACGGAGTATTCAGTGTCAGGAACCTGGGATGTAGGCCCCACTCTGCCTTTCCAACAAATGACCTCTCAAGCTCTCTTTCCCTGCCTGCCAGGTGTGGGAAGGACTCTCTGGCTGCAGGAGGGGTTCCGGGGTACTGTTCTTGGTGATGGGAGAGAACCtggctgcctgcctccctcttccgCTCCTGGGGCCTCTGGGTGGCTGGAGCCTTCCAGAGAGGAGGCCtttggggatggggcagggagcGACAGTGGCACACTCAGAGAGGCCCCCCTCGCCCAGAGGTCTGCAGCTGGCTCCGTGGAATCTGCTGGTCTCCAGCTTGGCCGCCAGGCCAAAGCCAAGCCCCTACCTGGTTGGCCCTTTTCTGACCCGGGTTTCAAACGCTAGGTTTCTAGCTGTCACCAGCATTGCTGCTCACCTGAGTGCACCGTTCCCACCCTTGCCCTGGGGGCAGCTTTGGGTCTCATCCAGGACAGCAAACCTGCCTTGTCTGGAAAGTGGGAGTACGTGTAATAACAGTGCTCGCTTTCCTAGAGCCCACTGCATGTCAGGCCCTCAGTCTGGGAGACAGGCTCATGGTCTCAGTGTCCAGCAAGGTAAGTGTCGTGGTCCCCAggtcacagaagagaaaacaaacgAATACTCAGAGAGGGAGTGTggcctgcccaaagtcacacggctggtaggtggcagagctgggctaaTTTTACCCACCACCCTGGTGGTCCTGGGAATGAAAGGAGCGTGGAGGTGGGAGCTCCTTGTACActgggaggctgggaaaggtgGGAGGTTGTGCTGGCGCAGCAGCCAGCAGCACCCCCAGGAACCACCCAGGGCTCCACCCACCTCTGGGCCCACTCTGTCCCCAGGTGCCTTCAGCCATCCTGAGTCTctgctctttctccatctcccaggCTGTCAGGACCCTGGGtcctcctcctgtcctctctctggAGGTGCAGGGTATGGGCTCCCCAAGGCTGGATGCCCATGAGCCCCACCATGAGAGGTGACTTCCCAGGGACACACTTTACTCTCTGAAGAGCTTTCTCTCCAAGTCTCAGGACCTGCAGACTTCCCAAGGGCGGAATGTGCCCCCACCTTTAGGTCCCTGAGAGGAATCATAGAGCACGAAGCCCAACTCCACCGCTTGTCACACAGGGAGCCCAAggcccagggagggctggggagtaGGATGGACTTTGTCCAGGGTCACCCAGAGGTCAGAGGCACAGGCCTAGGGCTTCACCGCCTCGCCTGCCTCTGGGCCCTGAATGACAGTCGCAGCTGCGGGGCTGTAAATAGCTGCGTCGCTGCCCTCCGGGGAGGGAATGCAGCAGCTGGTGCCTTCTCCCTTAGTCCCTCCCGGCCACCATTCACCcctggcagagggcagagctCTTGAGGGGCCACTTTCCCAACCTCTGAGGAAGGCGGGTGCGTTCCTTCCCGTGATCTAGCCTCAGACCCCCCTTTTGTCATGCAAATGTCTGAATTCAGGAGTGAGTCCCTGTGGGAAGGTGGCTCCTACCACAGCAAGGGCTCCTGGTGAGTTTCCCAAATGTGCTGGGTCCCAGGGTGAGCAAGCCCCCAAGGCACCCCTGCTGACACCCCCACTACCTTTTAGCCGCCTTCTCCCACCCACAGTCCACGTCTCCTCTTGCCCCTGGAGGCAGAGCTGCATTCTTGGAGCTGACAGGAGCTTGGGGTCTGCAGCTCAGGGGCTCTTTCCTTGGGGTCCTCAGACTTCCCTCTCACACAGCCCCATGAGTCAGGTCTCCAGCCTTCTGCCCCCTCATCCTGCAGGAAGAGTCTCCTGGACCCCAGGTCCCCTCATAGCCCTGTGCCAGACCAGCCCTGGGGACCCTTTGCCATTGGGGAGCCACCAGGAGGCTGGCATTTGCAGGACTGGATGGTAACAATGGGGTGAACACTAGGTGCTGTGGGGCCATAGGCGGTTTTGGAAGCACGAGTTGTgtgagcaaaggcctggagtcTGAAACAACCCGATGGTTCTGTCCAGGGAAGTGGGAGCAGtggggtgtggctggagcagggtgAAGGCAGTGGGGCCAGGTCACGCAGGCCTTAAACGCCGGGCAGAGGGACCAGCGCCTGTGGCCAGCGGGAGCCCGGCCGAAGCCCAGTCCAGGCCTGCCCTGTGGACCCCTCTCAGCTCCACCCACTCCAGGACTGTGGCCCCTGCCCCAGGGGCTGGTGTGATGGCCTGCCAAGGTCAGCCGAGCCCCTCGGTCACGGCTCCAAGCCCAGCCCTGCGCCCACTGGATGGCAGCCAGTGCTGCCAGGAATTCCCATCCGCCTGCCCACCCGACGTGTggcccttccctttcctcctgagAAAGTCCCTGTCCCAGAGCCCAAGCCCTGCCGGGAATCTCAGTCTCAAGCCAGCCCTggttggggggagtgggggggggccCTCGGACCATGGCCAGGAGCTTTGGGGCAGAATGGGAGGGCCAGGCGCATGGTGCCCCCCCTGGAGCCCTGACAGCTCACCCTGGTTAAACCCCACGCTAGGCCCTTTTCCTCCACCTGGAGACATGTCCCTGCCTGGCTCCAGGAGCCCCATTCTGAGTCGGGGGCTCCAGAGCTGAGCTCTGGAAAGTCTGGTCTAAAGGAGGAGaccagcatttttcttttaaatgcactAGAATAGACTAGAAAATACCATACTCCATCACACACAGTCAGGGTAAATATTGTCAGGTGAAACCCTTGTTTCAGAGATATTTTTGCCTATGTGTGTACTGGGTCACAAGGTCAGATGTATTTCTTACTATGGGTCAAGGTCAACAATGTGAAACCCAGAGATCTGGTGGGTGCCCTGGGCAGAAAGGCAGCCTGGGCGGAGTTCAGCCCTCAGGGCTTACAGGTGGGAGATCCAGATGTTAGTGCCAGCTCTGTCCCCGAATTGCTGTGTGACTTTATGGGGAGGTCCCTTTGTTTCCCAGAAACTCCCTCAGCTtacccatctgtgaaatggggattgGAACACCTCCAGGCCTGAGCTGCATGGCGTTCTGGGCTGAGGGCTGCTCTGacctctgggaggaggggaggggagagggtttCAGGAGGCCCTGGGGCCTCTCTCTCACTGCCCCTTCCTCTGGCCCCCCAGGCCTCCAAGCCCAAGGTCAGCATCCCTCTCTCGGCCATCATCGAGGTCCGCACCACGATGCCCCTGGAGAtgccagagaaggacaacacgtTCGTGCTCAAGGTGAGCCCCACCCCGGGCCCCGCAGATCCTCTGGCTGCCCCAGGCCACCTCCCTCACGGTGGCACAGCTTGAGGTCACTGTAGGGGGTGTGAGGGTAAGGGGTAAGGGCGGTGGGGAGGGAGCCCTGATGGGGGACCAGGACCCTCAACAGATATCTAGCACATAGCTAGGTTTTCCATCTGGACTTAGTCTCTAAAGCCAAGTGCCCAGGTGTCCCCACCCCCTGGGCCTCTGTTCCCATTTCCTCCTGGGCCTGGGTGAAGGTCTTCTGGGTttcacttcctcccctcccttcccccaccgcGGCCAATACACGCCCACTACCCACCCCCCGGGTGGGAACGGTCACCAGCCTGCAGCAGGTATGCAAATGTTCCTGTCATAGGGTACTGGAGTGTGGGAACCCGCCTGGTCCCACAGAGGGCACAAAAACGCAGAGGGTGGGCGGCCAGGCACCCTGGTGGGTCTGGGGGCAGCTCGTCCTTTTCCCAGGCCCCATGTCACCGGGGTGGCCTCCTCGGGTTGCTGAGGACACGGCTCCAGGCTGCCAGGGCTGTCGCCCTGGGCCTCCTCAAAGGATTAGAGGGTGTTCGTGAGGCCAAGTCCTCAAGGAGGCCTGGCCTTGTTCCGCCCACCCAAAGCTACACggagcccccaccctcccctccaggcTCCTGGCTGGGCTTATGTTTTTACCCATCCCTATTTGCTTAGTCACGAACTCCcttatttatttagcaaacatttgccAACCCCATACCCTGAGTCACcccaggctgggagctggggacacagcccctccctgcctggcaTTCTTATCTGCCGGGCAAGACAGGTCCACAGCCTCACCCCCCACTCTGCTGCTGCTCATGCTTAGCAACCCTGAGGCAGAGGGTTCACCTGCTGGCccactccaggcctcagtttccccatctgttcagAGAGGGGTTGAAGGCGGTCCCTGCATTTTAACTGAGGGACACACAGGAAACTGAGAGCACAGGACCTTGGCTTCACAGAGACCTGGGTCAGGTCCCAGCGCTGCTGCTGAGTGCTGCTGTGACTTggagcaagttacttgacctctctgacccTGTCTTTTCATCTGTACCATGGGGAATACATGTCGcctccctcacagggctgctgagaGGAGGTCATCAGACAACGTTTGTGGAGGGTGCCGCTcggcctggcccacagcaggggctgcctcctctcttcccttctggagGCTGTTTATCCCAGGGCGTGGCCACAGAAGTGGCGTTCCAGGCACAAAGGTGTGGGAGTCCCTCACCTCAGTGTGCCGGGCCAGCGGGCCCCTCAGTTGACTTGACGGTTGTGGTACCCGGGCATGGGTTGGGGATGCTGGGCCACCCATCGCTTCCCCAGCCAACATGGCCGCCTCAGAAGCTGCACCTCCAGGGCCTGAGGACCTGAGGTCCACGGGGCTGGACGTCATCCCCAGTGATCCCCAGTGGTAGGCCTGGGAGGGTGGGACTGCTGAGAAGATGGGCTGCCACTCCACCCTGGGAGCCTGGCCTAGGCTTGGGGTGGTGCCTGATGGTGACCCCACTGTCCTCAGGGCTGCTCACCCTAGTGAGATGCCGACGGGGAATGGGGCTGAGCCATTTCTCCTGGGGTCCGGAGCCCCCTGCTGAGGGTAGAGGAAGTCAGGGTGCTGACTGATCTGGACTGGCCACCCCCTCCAGGTGGAGAACGGAGCAGAGTACATCCTGGAGACCATCGACTCCCTGCAGAAGCACTCATGGGTGGCTGACATCCAGGGCTGCGTGGATCCCGGGTGAGTGCCCAAGCCACCCTAGCATGGGTGGCCGAGGTGGGGGCCGGACTGGGGTGTGCCCTTGGCCCAGCCTTCACAGGGAGCAGCCTTCCGGTGAGGGCAGGAGCTGAGCTCGAGAAATGGACTTGTCTCATGACAATCCTATGCAAGTCGGTGCTGGCCAGGATCAGCcgtacccccacccccaccctcaccccagcagGCTCTGAGGCCCGCTCTgcagggccagggcctggggaccTGGAAGGAAATCGGACCAAGTCTTGTCCTCACCCAAGGGGAGCCTGAGATCACTAAGAGTTAGCCAGTGATGGGGAGAGCCTGAGAGGCCGGGCATGGACCAACAGAGGGGAGACCCCTTGCCCAGCCCTGGAGCTCAGAGACGGTCTGTGGGTAGAAGTGCTCGCTGTCTCCGAGGCTTAAAGAAAGAGTGGGCCTGAGCCAGCAGAGAGGGTTGTGGCTGTGggagggcagagagaacagcccAGCCAAAGGTATGGAGGCGTGCCAGAATTTGGGACTCACAGGGGACGTCAAGGCCTTCGGGTAGCTAGAATTAGGGCTGGTGAGGAGGGGACTCCATGAGAGCCCAGGAAGATGGTAGGTcgggggcagtggggagccatggtTAGTAATAAGCAGAGGGCAGCCAGGGTCAGCTGTGTAAGGAAGAGCAGCAGGGAGGCTGGCTGCaccatccaggagccatccaaagccaggaggaggaggggcaggcggGCCGGCACAGAGCATTTGGCAACAGCTCATCAGGCTAATGGGGTGAGCCAAGCCCggggggaggggctgctgctCTCTAATTAACAGCTTCATTTAAGGCAGCACAATTAAAGTCCTCAGTGCATCTCAGGCCCCCAATCCCCGAAGTGCTTGTAATCCCTGCCTTGCCACCCTCCCCGCCATGTGCTCTGCAgactttccccagcccctgcaaAGGTGAACCACACTTTACAGCATTTCAGAGCTGGCGGGGACCCAGACACCCCGTGTCACAGACGGGGAGAcagaggcccagggcagggaagggagctGCCGTGGCCCCCCCACCACCATGCCCTGCCACCATTTGAGGGACTCCGTGGGATCCCAGGAGGAGGCCAGCCCCTTGTGGGTTAGTGGCCAGGGGTCGTGGGCCCTCAAGGAGGACTGCGCCCACTTGGAGACCTCTCCATATGGCCCCATCACTCTCATGGTGGCCACAGAGCAAGCTGAGGGAGTGACAGAGGGACATGGGGGCACAGgtaccccaggagagcagagggcaggatAGGGCTGATGCTGGCTGTGGAACTGTCAGCCACGGCCTGGCTCCATGAGCAGCCCGTGGTCCTTGTCTGTGTCCCACAGCAGGACATGGTTGTGCTTTGTTGCCTCCACAGGGACAGCGAGGAAGACACCGAGCCCTCCTGTGCCCGGGGAGGCTGTCTGGCCAGCCGCATGGCCTCCTGCAGCTGTGAGCTCCTGACGGACGGTAGGTGCGGGCAGAGATGGCTGGAGTGACGGAGGGCAGGGTTAGAGGGAGTGGTCACTCAGAGATGGCCAGACCAACAGATGTGCTTCTTACCTGCCACTTCTCCAGCAGTGGACCCGGCCCGGCCCCCAGAGACAACAGCAGCTGTGGTGACAGCCCCGCATAGCCGAGCTCGAGATGCAGTCAGCGAGTCCCTGGTCCATGTCCCACTGGAGACCTTCCTAGAGACCCTGGAATCCCCAGGCGGCAGTGGTGGCGACAGCAATAACACAGGTGCAGTGGGGGCtgtccctgcccctccttcctgcACCCCACCCCTGGCCACAGGCACCCAAGGGCTCCCCCCAGAGCCCCTCCTGAGCCTCAGAAGCTGTGACATTTCATCTCATGGGGTCCTTTGCTCAGTGCCTCAGTACTTCAGGCTTTTGTAGGCCAGACCAGGAATGTGACTCCTCCCACAGGCCCTGGTTCCAACAGAAAATGCTCAGAGACAGGGATGCAAAGGGTCAGAACCAAGGGTTGGGGACAAGAAGCCTTTGATTTGTCCCTGTGTTTTTTGCTGACTTAGAGAGTAACCCCAGGATagtcctctctgtgcctcagtttacctcatATGCTTTCCTAGGGGGTTGGGTCAGCACCCTGTCTTGTTCTGACAGCGTTTTACATGCAAAAAGCCAACAAGATGTTGCATCCCTTCTCTCATTTATGTGCAGCCCCACGCCCCTCACACTGTCATCCctctgcaggggaggagggagcagagccgGAGCCGGAGGCCGAGCCCGCGCTGGAGCTGTCCGACTACCCCTGGTTCCACGGCACGCTGTCACGGGTCAGGGCGGCTCAGCTGGTGCTGGCGGGGGGGCCCCGGAGCCACGGCCTCTTCGTGATCCGCCAGAGTGAGACTCGGCCGGGGGAGTACGTGCTGACCTTCAACTTCCAGGGCAAGGCCAAGGCAAGTGTTTAGAGTCGGGGGCGCAGGGGCCGACTAGCCAGCCCTGCGGGGAGGGACCAGGGTAGCCCTGAGCAGTAGGTGTGGCATGACTTCCCACAGGCCTGCTCTTTGAACCGCCCACATCCCTcccacacctctgagaggtgcagTCCGCCCCAGGCACGGCTTCCTCGCTATCCGGATGGCGAAGTCACCTGCTGGTGGCCGAGCCCACAGGCAGCCGGGTCCTTCTGAGGATTTAATTTTGACCCTGTGCAGTGAGGATTACTTTGCACTGGGGCTTCTGAGGGTCTCCGCCTAGAGCCACCTCAGTGCAGGGCTGGGGTCAACCAAGGCCCTCCTGCCCCACCGACCCCCAGAAAGCCCCTCGTCTGCCCTGCTCAAGTCGATTCACCAACCCCTCCTAGGCCCCAGCCCCGGGCCAGGCGTGTGCTCAGGCCAAGGGATGTGGAAGGGAACCGCACTTGGGTGGGCCCTAGAGAGCCAGGCAGGAGGGCTGCGTAGGGTCTAGGGCGCCGGAGGAGTCTCTTGAGCCAGCCAGCCAGAGTAGGAGGGGAGCTTGACCTGAGACGGGCAGAGGATGGAGAATCCTTGAGGTGAGGACCCAGTGGGAGGGTAACCCAGACAGGGCACAGCAAAGAGGGGACAGCGCGCGCAGACCGTGGGCTCCTGAGGAAGGGCATTCATTGTGTGTTAAAAATGACCGAAGGTGCAAAGGAAAATATGACAGAAAAGTCAGacgagtgtgtgtgtatggggaggGGGGGGTGTTAGTTACATTGTGGCCAGAGTGGGCAGGAACCTTAAGCCCCCCCAATCCCATGTTTCCGATAAGGAAACAGACCAGCTCCGGCTCCTCCCAGGACACAGTTCCCGTCATCAGTCCCTGCTGAAGGAGGGGgcaccccagggccccaggcctgcACTGATGGTCACTGTCCCTACTTGTGGCCAGCCTGGTGCAGGCCCGCCACCCCAACTccctgggcctctctccttggtggCGTTGGCCCCACCGTGGGGAAGACAGCACCTCCCCAGGGACACCTCCTTGGAAAGCAGCCACCCCTACCAGTTCCTCAGACAACCAGGCACTTAATGCTGTCTTTGGCAGCCTGAAATGTGCTTCTTGGCCAGCAGTGCCCCAGGCAGCCTCCCCGGAGGGCCTGGATCTGACTCACGCCCAAGCCGGAGGCTAGGACGGTGCCCAGCCCACCACGGGGCATGGCGGGTATAGTGTAGGGGAGGGGACAAGGCAAGAGGatcctctccttcctggggcAAGACCCAGCCTTGAACTGTTGGCCCAGGGTGGGCTAAGTGGTGGGGTACAGCAGGAACCCCAGCGTCCTGCTTGTACACCTCCTGGGGAGGAAGACCTCTGCCTTCTGAAGCAGTTCTTTCCACCTTCAGATAATAAATCTCTGGAAGGCTTTCCTGAAGACTGGGATCTACCCACCCGCtggggcccagctctgcccccggCCTTGGCCCCAAAGGCCCTGCCAGATTTGAGGCTGTGGTGGGACCTCACTGTGCTGTTCCTCTCGGGccaggcccctgccctgggctgccaCTAATGTTCCCTAGATTTGTTCCCACTGTTCTGGCAACTTCTGGCCCTGCTGAGTGGCAGGACTCACTCCTGGGACCCCCCAccatggggtgggggggcttCTCTATCCTTTG
Coding sequences:
- the SH2B2 gene encoding SH2B adapter protein 2 isoform X1 is translated as MTAPQRISAHCSEQAAGGCDGTGAMNGAAPGPAAAAAPVPVPVPVPDWRQFCELHAQAAAVDFAHKFCRFLRDNPAYDTPDAGASFSRHFAANFLDVFGEEVRRVLVAAPASPGAMEPEAAGPPALKAAAYGHSRSSEDVSAHAAAKARVRKGFSLRNMSLCVMDGVRDMWHRRASPEPDVGAAPRAAEPPAEPRDKWTRRLRLSRTLAAKVELVDIQREGALRFMVADDAAAGPGGTAQWQKCRLLLRRAVAGERFRLEFFVPPKASKPKVSIPLSAIIEVRTTMPLEMPEKDNTFVLKVENGAEYILETIDSLQKHSWVADIQGCVDPGDSEEDTEPSCARGGCLASRMASCSCELLTDAVDPARPPETTAAVVTAPHSRARDAVSESLVHVPLETFLETLESPGGSGGDSNNTAPRPSHCHPSAGEEGAEPEPEAEPALELSDYPWFHGTLSRVRAAQLVLAGGPRSHGLFVIRQSETRPGEYVLTFNFQGKAKHLRLSLNGHGQCHVQHLWFQSVLDMLRHFHTHPIPLESGGSADITLRSYVRAQGPPPGAVENSECDPHPQEKRKKPLTVSSKGLPGSARTTPSSPMLSDLPALPSASHQPGQQAGKCCLLPPGMRLNLLQGGHCPGNRAACFRLETPPQPRPPGRLRLRPWRAALSSYVRAAACRGRRKAVMASSAASSVRPPRPKKEPQALVIPKNAAEEQKLKLERLMKNPDKAVPIPEKMSEWAPRPPPEFVRDVMGSSAGAGSGEFHVYRHLRRREYQRQDYMDAMAEKQKLDAEFQKRLERNKIAAEEQTAKRRKKRQKLKEKKLMAKKMKLEQKKQEEAKHELLMSATLLPCHMDHSSRLNLFACNLPLKQIQSVPGAAVQQL
- the SH2B2 gene encoding SH2B adapter protein 2 isoform X11, with product MNGAAPGPAAAAAPVPVPVPVPDWRQFCELHAQAAAVDFAHKFCRFLRDNPAYDTPDAGASFSRHFAANFLDVFGEEVRRVLVAAPASPGAMEPEAAGPPALKAAAYGHSRSSEDVSAHAAAKARVRKGFSLRNMSLCVMDGVRDMWHRRASPEPDVGAAPRAAEPPAEPRDKWTRRLRLSRTLAAKVELVDIQREGALRFMVADDAAAGPGGTAQWQKCRLLLRRAVAGERFRLEFFVPPKASKPKVSIPLSAIIEVRTTMPLEMPEKDNTFVLKVENGAEYILETIDSLQKHSWVADIQGCVDPGDSEEDTEPSCARGGCLASRMASCSCELLTDAVDPARPPETTAAVVTAPHSRARDAVSESLVHVPLETFLETLESPGGSGGDSNNTGEEGAEPEPEAEPALELSDYPWFHGTLSRVRAAQLVLAGGPRSHGLFVIRQSETRPGEYVLTFNFQGKAKHLRLSLNGHGQCHVQHLWFQSVLDMLRHFHTHPIPLESGGSADITLRSYVRAQGPPPDPGPAPPATPAPPACWSEPPGQHYFSSLAATACPPASPSEPGGASSSSASSSSAASGPGGARAPTEGPLSARSRSNSAERLLEAAGGAEEPPEAGPGEGSRGRTRAVENQYSFY
- the SH2B2 gene encoding SH2B adapter protein 2 isoform X8, with product MNGAAPGPAAAAAPVPVPVPVPDWRQFCELHAQAAAVDFAHKFCRFLRDNPAYDTPDAGASFSRHFAANFLDVFGEEVRRVLVAAPASPGAMEPEAAGPPALKAAAYGHSRSSEDVSAHAAAKARVRKGFSLRNMSLCVMDGVRDMWHRRASPEPDVGAAPRAAEPPAEPRDKWTRRLRLSRTLAAKVELVDIQREGALRFMVADDAAAGPGGTAQWQKCRLLLRRAVAGERFRLEFFVPPKASKPKVSIPLSAIIEVRTTMPLEMPEKDNTFVLKVENGAEYILETIDSLQKHSWVADIQGCVDPGDSEEDTEPSCARGGCLASRMASCSCELLTDAVDPARPPETTAAVVTAPHSRARDAVSESLVHVPLETFLETLESPGGSGGDSNNTAPRPSHCHPSAGEEGAEPEPEAEPALELSDYPWFHGTLSRVRAAQLVLAGGPRSHGLFVIRQSETRPGEYVLTFNFQGKAKHLRLSLNGHGQCHVQHLWFQSVLDMLRHFHTHPIPLESGGSADITLRSYVRAQGPPPGAVENSECDPHPQEKRKKPLTVSSKGLPGSARTTPSSPMLSDLPALPSASHQPGQQAGKCCLLPPGMRLNLLQGGHCPGNRAACFRLETPPQPRPPGRLRLRPWRAALSSYVRAAACRGRRKAVMASSAASSVRPPRPKKEPQALVIPKNAAEEQKLKLERLMKNPDKAVPIPEKMSEWAPRPPPEFVRDVMGSSAGAGSGEFHVYRHLRRREYQRQDYMDAMAEKQKLDAEFQKRLERNKIAAEEQTAKRRKKRQKLKEKKLMAKKMKLEQKKQEEAKHELLMSATLLPCHMDHSSRLNLFACNLPLKQIQSVPGAAVQQL
- the SH2B2 gene encoding SH2B adapter protein 2 isoform X9, which encodes MTAPQRISAHCSEQAAGGCDGTGAMNGAAPGPAAAAAPVPVPVPVPDWRQFCELHAQAAAVDFAHKFCRFLRDNPAYDTPDAGASFSRHFAANFLDVFGEEVRRVLVAAPASPGAMEPEAAGPPALKAAAYGHSRSSEDVSAHAAAKARVRKGFSLRNMSLCVMDGVRDMWHRRASPEPDVGAAPRAAEPPAEPRDKWTRRLRLSRTLAAKVELVDIQREGALRFMVADDAAAGPGGTAQWQKCRLLLRRAVAGERFRLEFFVPPKASKPKVSIPLSAIIEVRTTMPLEMPEKDNTFVLKVENGAEYILETIDSLQKHSWVADIQGCVDPGDSEEDTEPSCARGGCLASRMASCSCELLTDAVDPARPPETTAAVVTAPHSRARDAVSESLVHVPLETFLETLESPGGSGGDSNNTGEEGAEPEPEAEPALELSDYPWFHGTLSRVRAAQLVLAGGPRSHGLFVIRQSETRPGEYVLTFNFQGKAKHLRLSLNGHGQCHVQHLWFQSVLDMLRHFHTHPIPLESGGSADITLRSYVRAQGPPPDPGPAPPATPAPPACWSEPPGQHYFSSLAATACPPASPSEPGGASSSSASSSSAASGPGGARAPTEGPLSARSRSNSAERLLEAAGGAEEPPEAGPGEGSRGRTRAVENQYSFY